A stretch of Pseudomonas sp. LS.1a DNA encodes these proteins:
- a CDS encoding penicillin acylase family protein produces MAAPAFPPFRPRFATAATLLGMLGLAGCQTGGYQDSVPPTSGVQPLKGLAQNVSVRRNAMGAPLIESSSFHDALFSLGYVHAGDRIEQMVAMRLLAQGRLAELAGSDALDIDRLMRAANLKQSAAQQYADASPRLKRFFEVYARGVNAYLFRYRDKLPAGLASSGYRPEYWKPEDSALIFSLYAFSQSVNLQEELSALALAQKAGSDKLAWLLPGAPDEPLAEAEVDKLKGLNLASQLPGLPALAAASQKLADLDLLGSPGSANLALAPQRSHSGKSLLASDSRAAWALSPVQIHTGKYQVAGLSLPGLPIVLAGYNGKLAWSSSAVMADNQDLYLEQLRQQGSQLSYLADGKWLPARARSETFFVRGQRPLREVMYDTRHGTLLAQPGNASLGLALNLPQFKGDRSLDALFDLTRAKSVERAFDSTREVTAAALNFIFAEPEHIGWQVSGRYPNRREGQGLLPSPGWDGRYDWDGYADPMLHPYDQDPPAGWIGHANQRSLPRGYGMQLSSTWYYPERAERLAQLAGNGRHDSRSLMALQNDQTTLLADKLKQMFDAPGMAQPLKQAIDALPAAQRDKARDALARLKAFDGRLSPVSSDAALYELFLQEVARQTFLDDLGPESGPAWQAFVSNARLSFSAQADHLLGRDDSPFWDDRSTPQKEDKPAILARSLAGAVDAGTAQLGADRRAWQWGKLHQYRWPAPAYHGLGDTISRSPLAAGGDFTTLALTPYAWGSDFDTRLPASARMIVDFGQAEPLQVLTSSGQSGNPASKHYSDGLDAWFKGRFMSLPLQQQNFGRAYGNQRLTLVPAR; encoded by the coding sequence ATGGCCGCCCCCGCCTTTCCTCCCTTCCGCCCGCGGTTCGCAACCGCTGCCACGCTGCTCGGCATGCTCGGGCTGGCCGGCTGCCAGACGGGCGGCTACCAGGACAGCGTGCCACCGACCAGCGGCGTGCAGCCGCTCAAGGGCCTGGCGCAGAACGTCTCGGTACGGCGCAACGCCATGGGCGCGCCACTGATCGAAAGCAGCAGCTTCCATGACGCCCTGTTCAGCCTGGGCTATGTGCACGCCGGCGACCGCATCGAGCAGATGGTCGCCATGCGCCTGCTGGCCCAGGGCCGGCTGGCCGAGCTGGCCGGCAGCGACGCGCTGGACATCGACCGCCTGATGCGCGCGGCCAACCTCAAGCAGAGCGCCGCCCAGCAGTACGCCGATGCCTCGCCACGGCTCAAGCGCTTCTTCGAAGTGTATGCACGCGGGGTCAACGCCTACCTGTTCCGCTACCGCGACAAGCTGCCCGCCGGCCTGGCCAGCAGTGGCTACCGCCCCGAGTACTGGAAGCCCGAAGACTCGGCCCTGATCTTCAGCCTGTACGCCTTCAGCCAGTCGGTGAACCTGCAGGAAGAACTGAGCGCCCTGGCCCTGGCGCAGAAAGCCGGCAGCGACAAACTGGCCTGGCTGCTGCCCGGCGCCCCGGACGAGCCGTTGGCCGAAGCCGAAGTGGACAAGCTCAAGGGCCTGAACCTGGCCAGCCAGTTACCGGGCCTGCCGGCCCTGGCGGCTGCCAGCCAGAAGCTCGCCGACCTCGACCTTCTGGGCAGCCCTGGCTCGGCCAACCTGGCCCTGGCGCCGCAGCGCAGCCACAGCGGCAAGAGCCTGCTGGCCAGCGACAGCCGAGCTGCCTGGGCCCTGAGCCCGGTGCAGATCCACACCGGCAAGTACCAGGTCGCCGGCCTGTCGTTGCCCGGCCTGCCGATCGTGCTGGCCGGCTACAACGGCAAGCTGGCCTGGAGCAGCAGCGCGGTCATGGCCGACAACCAGGACCTGTACCTGGAGCAACTGCGCCAGCAGGGCAGCCAGCTGAGCTACCTGGCCGACGGCAAATGGCTGCCGGCCCGCGCCCGTAGCGAAACCTTCTTCGTCCGCGGCCAGCGCCCACTGCGCGAGGTGATGTACGACACCCGCCACGGCACCCTGTTGGCCCAGCCAGGCAATGCCAGCCTCGGCCTGGCGCTGAACCTGCCTCAGTTCAAGGGCGACCGCAGCCTGGATGCACTGTTCGACCTGACCCGGGCCAAGAGCGTGGAGCGTGCCTTCGACAGTACCCGTGAAGTGACCGCCGCCGCCCTCAACTTCATCTTTGCCGAACCCGAGCACATCGGCTGGCAAGTCAGTGGGCGCTACCCCAACCGCCGCGAAGGCCAGGGCCTGCTGCCCTCGCCGGGCTGGGACGGGCGCTACGACTGGGACGGCTATGCCGACCCGATGCTGCACCCTTACGACCAGGACCCGCCCGCCGGCTGGATCGGCCACGCCAACCAGCGCAGCCTGCCGCGTGGCTATGGCATGCAGCTGTCCAGCACCTGGTACTACCCCGAACGCGCCGAACGTCTGGCCCAGCTGGCCGGCAATGGCCGTCACGACAGCCGCAGCCTGATGGCCCTGCAGAACGACCAGACCACCCTGCTGGCCGACAAGCTCAAGCAGATGTTCGACGCCCCCGGCATGGCCCAGCCACTCAAGCAGGCCATCGACGCCCTGCCCGCTGCACAGCGCGACAAGGCGCGGGACGCGCTGGCCCGGCTCAAGGCCTTCGATGGCCGCCTGAGCCCGGTATCGAGCGATGCCGCATTGTACGAACTGTTCCTCCAGGAAGTGGCCCGGCAAACCTTCCTCGACGACCTGGGCCCGGAATCCGGCCCGGCCTGGCAGGCCTTCGTCAGCAATGCGCGGTTGTCGTTCTCGGCACAGGCAGACCACCTGCTGGGCCGCGACGACAGCCCGTTCTGGGATGACCGCAGCACCCCGCAGAAGGAAGACAAGCCGGCCATCCTGGCCCGCAGCCTGGCTGGCGCAGTGGATGCCGGCACTGCGCAACTGGGTGCCGACCGCCGCGCCTGGCAGTGGGGCAAACTGCACCAGTACCGCTGGCCGGCACCGGCCTACCACGGCCTGGGCGATACCATCAGCCGCTCGCCGCTGGCTGCCGGTGGCGACTTCACCACCCTGGCCCTGACGCCATACGCCTGGGGCAGTGACTTCGACACCCGCCTGCCGGCCTCGGCACGGATGATCGTCGACTTCGGCCAGGCCGAGCCGTTGCAGGTGCTGACCAGCAGCGGACAGTCCGGTAACCCGGCCAGCAAGCATTACAGCGACGGCCTGGACGCCTGGTTCAAGGGGCGCTTCATGAGCCTGCCGCTGCAGCAGCAGAACTTCGGGCGAGCGTATGGCAACCAGCGGCTGACGCTAGTACCGGCTCGCTAA
- the dcd gene encoding dCTP deaminase, with protein MSIKSDKWIRRMAQEHGMIEPFVERQVRGEQDSRVISFGVSSYGYDVRCADEFKVFTNINSATVDPKNFDAGSFVDIKSDVCIIPPNSFALARTVEYFRIPRDVLTICLGKSTYARCGIIVNVTPLEPEWEGHVTLEFSNTTTLPAKIYANEGVAQMLFLQSDEECEVSYKDRGGKYQGQRGVTLPRT; from the coding sequence ATGAGCATCAAATCGGACAAGTGGATTCGCCGCATGGCGCAGGAACACGGCATGATCGAACCGTTCGTCGAGCGCCAGGTGCGCGGCGAACAGGACAGCCGGGTGATCTCCTTCGGCGTCTCCAGCTACGGCTATGACGTGCGCTGCGCCGATGAATTCAAGGTGTTTACCAACATCAACTCGGCCACCGTCGACCCGAAAAACTTCGATGCCGGTAGTTTCGTCGACATCAAGAGCGACGTGTGCATCATCCCGCCGAACTCCTTCGCCCTGGCGCGCACCGTCGAGTATTTCCGCATTCCGCGCGATGTGCTGACCATCTGCCTGGGCAAGAGCACCTACGCCCGTTGCGGCATCATCGTCAACGTCACCCCGCTCGAACCCGAGTGGGAAGGCCACGTGACGCTGGAGTTCTCCAACACCACCACGCTGCCGGCGAAGATCTACGCCAACGAAGGTGTGGCACAGATGCTGTTCCTGCAGTCCGACGAAGAATGCGAAGTGTCGTACAAGGACCGTGGCGGCAAGTACCAGGGCCAGCGCGGCGTCACCCTGCCGCGCACCTGA
- a CDS encoding succinylglutamate desuccinylase/aspartoacylase family protein yields the protein MHHSTHDLLSPVPGVTRQLHSFHFGPRGGGKVYIQASLHADELPGMLVAWHLKRHLGELEQQGRLQREIILVPVANPVGLEQVLLDAPLGRFELQSGENFNRNFVDLSDNIGDQIEQHLTEDPAHNLELIREYLRRGLDAHPARTPLQAQRLILQRLACDADMVLDLHCDFEAVEHLYTTPDAWPQIEPLARYLGAQASLLATDSGGQSFDECFSLVWWQLQQRFGKRFPIPLGCCSVTVELRGQADVSHDLASKDCQAILDFLTHAGVIEGAAAALPALRCPATPLAAVEPVIAPLGGLLVYHARPGQHLEAGQLIAEVIDPLNDRVTAVHNSQPGLLYARSVRRMATAGMVIAHVAGEQVCRSGYLLGN from the coding sequence ATGCACCATTCAACCCACGACCTGCTTTCCCCCGTTCCGGGCGTCACGCGCCAACTGCACAGTTTCCACTTCGGCCCCCGCGGTGGCGGCAAGGTCTATATCCAGGCCTCGCTGCATGCCGACGAGCTGCCCGGCATGCTGGTAGCCTGGCACCTCAAGCGCCACCTGGGCGAACTGGAACAGCAAGGCCGCCTGCAGCGCGAGATCATCCTGGTCCCGGTAGCCAACCCGGTTGGCCTGGAACAGGTGCTGCTGGACGCGCCACTGGGGCGTTTCGAGCTGCAAAGCGGAGAAAACTTCAACCGTAATTTCGTCGATCTGTCGGACAACATCGGCGACCAGATCGAACAGCACCTGACCGAGGATCCAGCACACAACCTTGAGCTGATCCGCGAATACCTGCGCCGAGGGCTGGACGCACACCCCGCGCGCACCCCGCTACAGGCTCAGCGCCTGATTCTGCAACGCCTGGCCTGCGATGCCGACATGGTGCTGGACCTGCACTGCGACTTCGAGGCAGTCGAACACCTGTACACCACGCCAGACGCCTGGCCGCAAATCGAACCGCTGGCCCGCTATCTGGGGGCCCAGGCCAGCCTGCTGGCCACCGACTCGGGCGGGCAGTCGTTCGATGAATGCTTCAGCCTGGTCTGGTGGCAGTTGCAGCAACGCTTCGGCAAGCGTTTCCCGATCCCGCTGGGCTGCTGCTCGGTCACCGTGGAGCTGCGTGGCCAGGCAGATGTCAGCCACGACCTGGCCAGCAAGGACTGCCAGGCGATCCTCGACTTCCTGACCCACGCGGGGGTGATTGAAGGTGCCGCAGCCGCCCTGCCCGCCTTGCGCTGCCCGGCCACGCCGCTGGCCGCCGTCGAACCGGTGATAGCGCCACTGGGGGGGCTACTGGTGTACCACGCCAGACCGGGGCAGCATCTTGAGGCCGGCCAGCTGATTGCCGAAGTCATCGACCCACTCAACGACCGGGTGACCGCCGTGCACAACAGCCAGCCCGGCCTGCTGTATGCCCGCAGCGTGCGGCGCATGGCAACTGCCGGCATGGTCATCGCCCATGTCGCCGGCGAACAGGTATGCCGCAGCGGTTATCTGCTGGGTAACTGA
- a CDS encoding cold-shock protein, protein MSNRQSGVVKWFNDEKGYGFITPQSGDDLFVHFKAIQADGFKTLKEGQAVTFVATRGQKGMQAEEVQIA, encoded by the coding sequence ATGTCCAACCGTCAATCCGGTGTTGTTAAGTGGTTCAACGATGAGAAAGGCTACGGCTTCATCACCCCTCAGTCGGGCGACGACCTGTTCGTGCACTTCAAAGCCATCCAAGCTGACGGCTTCAAAACCCTGAAAGAAGGCCAGGCTGTTACTTTCGTCGCTACCCGCGGCCAGAAAGGCATGCAGGCTGAAGAAGTTCAGATCGCCTAA
- the apbC gene encoding iron-sulfur cluster carrier protein ApbC, with translation MSAVTRAAVEGVLRQYTDPYLNQDPVSAGCVRAIDIQGGQVSVQLQLGYAAGLFKNGWAQVLQTAIGNLEGVSSAQVSIDCVVAAHKAQAQVPAMANVKNIIAVASGKGGVGKSTTAANLALALAREGARVGILDADIYGPSQGVMFGIAEGTRPQIREQKWFVPIKAHGVEVMSMAFLTDDNTPMVWRGPMVSGALLQLVTQTAWDDLDYLVIDMPPGTGDIQLTLAQKVPVAGSVIVTTPQDLALLDAKKGVEMFRKVNIPVLGVVENMAVHICSNCGHAEHLFGEGGGEKLASQYGVDLLASLPLSMLIREQADSGKPTAIAEPESQIAMVYQELARQVGARIVLQEAAAPAMPSITISED, from the coding sequence ATGAGTGCCGTCACCCGTGCCGCCGTCGAAGGCGTGCTTCGCCAGTACACCGACCCCTACCTGAACCAGGACCCGGTCAGCGCCGGCTGCGTGCGCGCCATCGATATCCAGGGCGGGCAGGTCAGCGTGCAGTTGCAGCTGGGTTATGCCGCAGGGCTGTTCAAGAACGGCTGGGCCCAGGTGCTGCAGACCGCGATCGGCAACCTCGAGGGCGTCAGCAGTGCCCAGGTGTCGATCGACTGCGTGGTGGCCGCGCACAAGGCCCAGGCCCAGGTGCCGGCCATGGCCAACGTCAAGAACATCATCGCCGTGGCCTCGGGCAAGGGCGGTGTGGGCAAGTCGACCACCGCAGCCAACCTGGCCCTGGCGCTGGCCCGCGAAGGTGCGCGGGTGGGCATTCTCGATGCCGACATCTATGGCCCCAGCCAGGGCGTGATGTTCGGTATCGCCGAAGGTACCCGCCCGCAGATTCGCGAGCAGAAGTGGTTCGTGCCGATCAAGGCCCATGGCGTGGAAGTCATGTCCATGGCGTTCCTCACCGACGACAACACGCCGATGGTCTGGCGTGGCCCGATGGTTTCCGGCGCGCTGCTGCAACTGGTGACCCAGACTGCCTGGGACGACCTGGATTACCTGGTGATCGACATGCCGCCGGGCACCGGTGACATCCAGCTGACGCTGGCGCAGAAGGTGCCGGTGGCCGGCTCGGTAATCGTCACCACCCCGCAGGATCTGGCCCTGCTGGACGCCAAGAAGGGCGTGGAGATGTTCCGCAAGGTCAACATTCCGGTGCTGGGCGTGGTGGAGAACATGGCTGTGCACATCTGCTCGAACTGCGGCCATGCCGAGCACCTGTTCGGCGAAGGCGGTGGCGAGAAGCTGGCGAGCCAGTATGGTGTCGACCTGCTGGCGTCGTTGCCGCTGTCGATGCTGATTCGCGAGCAGGCCGATAGCGGCAAGCCGACGGCGATTGCCGAGCCGGAAAGCCAGATTGCCATGGTCTACCAGGAGCTGGCCCGTCAGGTGGGCGCGCGGATCGTGCTGCAGGAAGCGGCGGCGCCGGCAATGCCTAGCATTACCATCAGCGAAGATTGA
- the metG gene encoding methionine--tRNA ligase produces MSEPRQILVTSALPYANGSIHLGHMLEYIQTDMWVRFQKLRGNQCIYVCADDAHGSAIMLRAEKEGITPEQLIANVQAEHSSDFADFLVDFDNFHSTHSEENRELSGLIYTRLREAGHIATRSVTQYFDPEKGMFLADRFIKGTCPKCAAEDQYGDNCEKCGATYAPTELKNPKSAISGATPVLRDSQHFFFKLPDFQAMLQQWTRSGTLQDAVANKLAEWLDSGLQEWDISRDAPYFGFEIPGEPGKYFYVWLDAPIGYMASFKNLCARRPELDFDAFWNEGSKAELYHFIGKDIVNFHALFWPAMLEGAGFRKPSAVNVHGYLTVNGAKMSKSRGTFIKARTYLDHLQPEYLRYYYAAKLGRGVDDLDLNLEDFVQKVNSDLVGKVVNIASRCAGFIHKGNEGVMVAGDAAPELTEAFLAAAPSIADAYEGRDFGRAMREIMALADRANAWIADKAPWSLAKQEGKQDEVQAICAQGINLFRQLVIFLKPVLPVLAADAEAFLNVAPLTWNDHLSRLENHQLNPFKALMSRIEPAKVEAMVAASKEDLLAAEAKAPAGNGELAKDPLSAEIEFDTFAAVDLRVALIVKAEAVPGADKLLQLTLDIGDERRNVFSGIKSAYPDPSQLEGRLTMMVANLKPRKMRFGVSEGMVMAAGPGGEEIYLLSPDSGAKPGQRIK; encoded by the coding sequence ATGTCCGAGCCACGCCAGATTCTCGTCACCAGCGCCCTGCCCTATGCCAATGGATCGATCCATCTTGGCCATATGCTGGAGTACATCCAGACGGACATGTGGGTGCGCTTCCAGAAGCTGCGCGGCAACCAGTGCATCTACGTCTGCGCCGACGACGCCCACGGTTCGGCCATCATGCTGCGCGCCGAGAAGGAAGGCATCACTCCGGAACAGCTGATCGCCAATGTCCAGGCCGAGCACAGCAGCGACTTCGCCGACTTCCTGGTGGATTTCGACAACTTCCACTCCACCCACAGCGAAGAGAACCGCGAGCTGTCGGGCCTGATCTACACGCGCCTGCGTGAAGCCGGGCACATCGCCACCCGTTCGGTGACCCAGTATTTCGACCCGGAAAAGGGCATGTTCCTCGCCGACCGCTTCATCAAGGGCACCTGCCCCAAGTGCGCGGCCGAAGACCAGTACGGCGACAACTGCGAAAAATGCGGCGCAACCTACGCGCCCACCGAGCTGAAGAACCCCAAGTCGGCCATTTCCGGTGCCACCCCGGTACTGCGTGATTCCCAGCACTTCTTCTTCAAGCTGCCGGACTTCCAGGCCATGCTGCAGCAGTGGACCCGTAGCGGCACCCTGCAGGACGCAGTAGCCAACAAGCTGGCCGAATGGCTCGATTCGGGCCTGCAGGAATGGGACATCTCCCGCGACGCGCCATACTTCGGCTTCGAAATCCCGGGCGAGCCAGGCAAGTACTTCTACGTGTGGCTGGATGCGCCGATCGGCTACATGGCCAGCTTCAAGAACCTCTGCGCACGCCGCCCGGAGCTGGACTTCGACGCGTTCTGGAACGAAGGCTCCAAGGCCGAGCTGTACCACTTCATCGGCAAGGACATCGTCAACTTCCACGCCCTGTTCTGGCCAGCCATGCTCGAAGGCGCCGGCTTCCGCAAGCCGAGCGCAGTCAACGTGCACGGCTACCTGACCGTGAACGGCGCCAAGATGTCCAAGTCGCGCGGTACCTTCATCAAGGCCCGCACCTACCTCGACCACCTGCAGCCGGAATACCTGCGTTACTACTACGCGGCCAAGCTGGGCCGTGGCGTCGATGACCTGGACCTGAACCTGGAAGACTTCGTGCAGAAGGTCAACTCCGACCTGGTCGGCAAGGTGGTCAACATCGCCAGCCGTTGCGCCGGGTTCATCCACAAGGGCAACGAAGGCGTGATGGTGGCTGGCGATGCCGCACCGGAGCTGACCGAAGCCTTCCTGGCGGCCGCCCCGTCGATCGCCGATGCCTATGAAGGCCGCGACTTTGGCCGTGCCATGCGCGAAATCATGGCGCTGGCCGACCGCGCCAATGCCTGGATCGCCGACAAGGCTCCATGGTCGCTGGCCAAACAGGAAGGCAAGCAGGATGAAGTGCAGGCCATCTGCGCCCAGGGTATCAACCTGTTCCGCCAGCTGGTGATCTTCCTCAAGCCGGTGCTGCCGGTGCTGGCTGCCGACGCCGAGGCCTTCCTCAACGTGGCCCCGCTGACCTGGAACGACCACCTGTCGCGCCTGGAAAACCACCAGCTGAACCCGTTCAAGGCACTGATGAGCCGCATCGAACCGGCCAAGGTAGAAGCCATGGTCGCCGCCAGCAAGGAAGACCTGCTGGCCGCCGAAGCCAAGGCCCCGGCCGGCAACGGCGAGCTGGCCAAGGACCCACTGTCGGCGGAAATCGAGTTCGACACCTTCGCAGCCGTCGACCTGCGCGTGGCGCTGATCGTCAAGGCCGAAGCCGTACCGGGTGCCGACAAGCTGCTGCAACTGACCCTGGACATCGGTGACGAGCGCCGCAACGTGTTCTCCGGCATCAAGTCGGCCTACCCCGACCCGTCCCAGCTGGAAGGCCGCCTGACCATGATGGTGGCCAACCTCAAGCCACGA